From a single Brassica napus cultivar Da-Ae chromosome C9, Da-Ae, whole genome shotgun sequence genomic region:
- the LOC106436326 gene encoding lectin-domain containing receptor kinase VI.3: MKFIVVFLLFLMLTVPVRRAQRTTTTTTTTTEFSFGGFSGNQSQILTTGVATIKPDGLLRLTDRNANVTGTAFYSKPVRLLANSTVGSFSTSFVFVIIPTSSSNGGFGFTFTLSPTPDRPGAESAQYLGLLNERNDGNLTNHVFAVEFDTVQGFKDVSDRSGNHIGLNFNNLASDVQEPVVYYDNDESDRKEDFLLQSGDPIQALLDYDGPTQTLNFTVYPARLKSRPVKPLISRPVPKLLEIVQEEMYVGFTAATGRDQSSAHYVMGWSFSSGVDPPPLVAEPLNLSELPHPPPNTAKKTGYDPQVLSLIVALSGVTLILLALLFFFVMYKKRLQQGEILEDWEINHPHRLRYKDLYAATDGFNVNRIIGTGGFGTVFRGSPSSSSFSSDQIAVKKITPNSMQGVREFVAEIESLGRLRHKNLVNLQGWCKHKNDLLLIYDYIPNGSLDSLLYSRPRQSGAVLSWNVRFQIAKGVASGLLYLHEEWEKIVIHRDVKPSNVLIDDDMNPRLGDFGLARLYERGGSLSHTTVVVGTIGYMAPELTRTRKSSTASDVFAFGVLLLEIVSGRRPTDSGNFFLPDWVMELREILTAVDPRLGSCYDSIEAKVSLAVGLLCCHQRPESRPSMRMVLRYLNGDEDVPVIDDHWGYSDSSTSDLGSKFEGYVSSDRASSSVTSFSITRISSTSVISGR; this comes from the coding sequence ATGAAATTCATTGTCGTCTTCCTCTTGTTCTTGATGTTGACAGTCCCTGTTCGACGAGCTcagagaacaacaacaacaacaacaacaacaacagagtTCAGTTTCGGTGGTTTTAGCGGAAACCAATCGCAAATTCTGACGACAGGAGTAGCGACGATCAAACCGGACGGATTGTTGAGGCTCACTGACCGAAACGCAAACGTCACCGGTACAGCGTTCTACAGTAAACCGGTAAGATTGCTGGCAAATTCAACGGTTGGTTCGTTTAGCACATCATTCGTGTTCGTGATCATCCCTACAAGCTCCAGCAACGGGGGGTTTGGGTTCACCTTCACGCTATCTCCGACTCCAGACCGCCCCGGAGCCGAATCGGCGCAGTACTTGGGACTTTTGAATGAAAGAAACGACGGGAATCTTACGAATCACGTATTCGCTGTTGAATTCGACACGGTACAAGGATTCAAAGACGTTTCTGATCGATCCGGGAATCACATCGGTCTGAATTTCAACAACCTGGCATCGGATGTTCAAGAACCGGTCGTGTATTACGACAATGACGAGTCTGACCGAAAAGAGGATTTCCTACTTCAGAGTGGTGATCCGATACAAGCACTTTTGGATTACGACGGACCAACCCAAACGCTTAACTTCACGGTTTATCCGGCACGTTTGAAGTCTAGACCCGTAAAGCCCTTGATCTCGCGACCAGTCCCAAAGTTGTTAGAGATCGTGCAAGAAGAAATGTACGTGGGTTTCACGGCAGCCACGGGGAGAGACCAGTCCAGTGCTCATTACGTGATGGGTTGGAGTTTCTCAAGCGGCGTAGATCCTCCTCCTCTTGTTGCAGAACCGCTCAACCTCTCGGAGCTTCCTCATCCGCCTCCTAACACTGCCAAGAAGACAGGTTACGACCCTCAGGTCCTCTCTCTGATCGTGGCTCTATCAGGAGTAACGCTCATCTTGCTTGCTTTGCTATTCTTCTTCGTCATGTATAAGAAGCGTTTGCAACAAGGAGAGATTCTCGAAGACTGGGAGATCAATCATCCTCACCGGCTCAGATACAAAGATCTCTACGCTGCTACTGATGGATTCAACGTGAACCGGATCATCGGCACCGGAGGATTCGGCACCGTCTTCAGAGGAAGCCCCTCCTCATCTTCTTTTTCCTCTGATCAAATCGCCGTCAAGAAGATAACTCCCAATAGCATGCAAGGTGTTCGAGAGTTCGTGGCAGAGATCGAGAGTTTAGGGCGTTTAAGGCACAAGAATCTGGTGAACCTCCAAGGATGGTGCAAACACAAAAACGATCTCTTGCTCATTTACGACTACATCCCCAACGGAAGCTTAGACTCTCTGCTTTACAGTAGACCGCGACAAAGCGGCGCCGTTTTGTCTTGGAACGTGCGTTTTCAGATCGCCAAAGGAGTCGCGTCTGGGCTGCTCTATCTCCACGAAGAATGGGAGAAGATTGTGATCCACAGAGACGTCAAACCCAGCAACGTTCTCATCGATGATGACATGAACCCGAGACTTGGTGATTTCGGGCTCGCCAGGCTTTACGAACGCGGGGGTTCGCTGTCCCACACCACCGTTGTCGTCGGCACCATCGGCTATATGGCCCCCGAGTTGACACGCACCCGTAAATCATCGACCGCGTCTGATGTTTTCGCGTTTGGCGTTTTGCTGCTAGAGATCGTATCCGGGAGAAGACCTACCGACTCTggaaacttcttcttgccagATTGGGTTATGGAGCTGCGGGAGATTCTCACTGCTGTGGATCCAAGACTAGGATCTTGTTACGACAGTATAGAGGCAAAGGTTTCCCTCGCCGTCGGATTGCTCTGTTGCCATCAGAGACCGGAGTCTCGGCCATCCATGAGAATGGTGCTTAGGTATTTGAACGGAGACGAAGATGTTCCTGTGATTGATGACCATTGGGGATATTCAGATTCTTCAACAAGTGATTTAGGATCCAAGTTTGAAGGTTATGTTTCGTCTGATAGGGCTTCGAGCTCAGTTACATCTTTCTCCATTACAAGGATTTCTTCTACTTCTGTTATCAGTGGTAGATAG
- the LOC106435165 gene encoding uncharacterized protein At5g01610-like has translation MDQVFNKVGSYWLGQKANKQFDSVGKDVSSLSTSIEGGTKWLVNKFKGTMQKPLAELLKDYDLPVGIFPRDATNYEFDEQTKKLTVLIPSVCEVGYKDSSVLKFTTTVTGRLEKGKLGDLEGMKTKVMIWVKVTSISADSSKVYFTAGVKKSRNRDAYEVLRDGVRADKF, from the exons ATGGATCAGGTGTTCAACAAGGTTGGATCCTACTGGTTAGGCCAGAAGGCGAACAAGCAGTTTGACTCTGTCGGCAAGGATGTCAGC TCGCTATCAACGAGCATCGAAGGAGGAACAAAATGGTTGGTCAACAAATTCAAAG GAACAATGCAGAAGCCGTTGGCTGAGTTGCTAAAAGACTATGATTTGCCGGTTGGCATCTTCCCACGCGATGCTACAAACTACGAGTTCGATGAGCAGACAAAGAAACTGACGGTGCTGATCCCATCAGTCTGCGAAGTTGGCTACAAAGACTCATCTGTCTTAAAATTCACCACAACAGTAACGGGACGTCTTGAGAAAGGAAAGCTAGGTGACTTGGAAGGAATGAAGACAAAAGTAATGATATGGGTCAAAGTCACAAGCATCTCTGCAGATTCATCAAAGGTCTATTTCACTGCAGGTGTGAAGAAGAGCAGAAACCGAGATGCTTATGAGGTGCTAAGAGATGGCGTCCGAGCCGATAAATTTTAG